Proteins encoded together in one Polaribacter reichenbachii window:
- a CDS encoding gluconate 2-dehydrogenase subunit 3 family protein: MDRRKAIGGILGIIGISFASFKGIGFFYGTSNRGKLKDYKNLLAELVDVIIPTTDTPGAKEAKVHDYIIDFMEYCSSNKEFNRFFNGLNDLQETALSDYNTSFEECTITQKTIMLKNLDTGNDANSLLTKIDTKIRGRSFFNILKTLTVEGYCTSEIGATQMLAYDPAPGKYIAITELQPNQKAWATR, from the coding sequence ATGGATAGAAGAAAAGCTATAGGAGGTATTTTGGGAATTATAGGTATTAGTTTTGCCTCCTTTAAAGGGATAGGTTTTTTTTATGGTACCTCTAACAGAGGAAAACTAAAAGATTATAAAAATTTATTAGCAGAATTAGTAGATGTTATTATTCCGACTACAGATACTCCTGGAGCAAAAGAAGCTAAGGTGCACGACTATATCATCGATTTTATGGAATATTGCTCATCAAATAAAGAGTTTAATCGTTTTTTTAATGGATTAAATGATTTGCAAGAAACTGCCTTAAGTGACTATAATACTTCCTTTGAAGAGTGTACAATAACACAAAAAACCATAATGCTCAAAAATCTAGATACTGGTAATGATGCAAACAGTTTATTAACTAAAATTGATACTAAAATAAGAGGTAGATCTTTTTTTAATATACTTAAAACACTAACAGTAGAAGGGTATTGTACTTCAGAAATAGGAGCAACACAGATGTTGGCATACGATCCTGCTCCAGGAAAATACATAGCAATAACAGAATTACAACCTAACCAAAAAGCTTGGGCAACAAGATAA
- a CDS encoding glycosyltransferase family 2 protein, with protein MEVLEIIFWVLLFIIVYTYVGYGILLYAIVKIRRMFNIGQKKAIDTTYEPEVTLFIAAYNEKDYVEAKMKNSLELEYPKEKLNIIWVTDGSDDGTPDLLKGYPNTAVHHLDARNGKIGAMNRGMEFVKTPIVIFSDANTNLGKQSIRRIVNLFSYPKVGCVSGEKRIVDKESDVASGAGEGLYWKYESTLKKWDAELYSVVGAAGELFAIRTELYRHVEKDTILDDFIISLRVAQDGYTIQYDPDAYAIETASANVKEELKRKIRISAGGIQSIVRLRSLLNVFKYGTLSFQYISHRVLRWSLTPLCLIALIPVLSILAIQDGLFTLSIYPIFFWLQVLFYAAALLGWFLENRETRIKLLFVPYYFFIMNLSVVLGFFRYLKNSQSVNWERSKRAA; from the coding sequence ATGGAAGTTTTAGAAATTATTTTTTGGGTATTATTATTCATTATAGTGTACACCTATGTTGGCTATGGAATTCTTTTATATGCAATTGTTAAAATCAGAAGGATGTTTAACATCGGGCAAAAAAAAGCCATCGATACAACTTATGAGCCAGAAGTAACCTTGTTTATTGCTGCTTACAATGAAAAGGATTATGTAGAAGCAAAAATGAAAAATTCATTAGAATTAGAATATCCTAAAGAAAAATTAAACATTATTTGGGTTACAGATGGTTCAGATGATGGTACACCAGACTTATTAAAAGGATATCCTAACACAGCTGTTCATCATTTAGATGCAAGAAATGGTAAAATTGGTGCTATGAATCGTGGTATGGAATTCGTAAAAACACCCATTGTTATTTTTAGTGATGCCAACACAAACTTGGGCAAACAATCTATAAGGCGAATTGTTAATTTATTTAGTTACCCAAAAGTAGGTTGTGTTTCTGGTGAAAAAAGAATCGTTGATAAAGAAAGTGATGTAGCTTCTGGAGCAGGAGAAGGCTTGTATTGGAAATATGAATCTACCTTAAAAAAATGGGATGCAGAATTATACTCAGTAGTAGGTGCTGCAGGAGAATTGTTTGCCATTAGAACGGAGTTGTACAGACACGTAGAAAAAGATACGATTCTCGATGATTTTATCATTTCCTTACGTGTTGCGCAAGATGGCTACACCATTCAATATGATCCGGATGCGTATGCCATAGAAACTGCATCTGCTAATGTTAAAGAAGAATTGAAGCGTAAAATAAGAATATCAGCAGGTGGTATTCAATCTATTGTAAGATTACGTTCTTTATTAAATGTTTTTAAATATGGTACATTGTCTTTTCAATATATTTCTCATCGCGTTTTACGTTGGAGTTTAACACCTTTATGTTTAATTGCGTTAATACCGGTTTTGTCAATATTGGCTATCCAAGACGGTTTATTTACCTTATCAATTTACCCCATATTTTTTTGGTTACAAGTGCTGTTTTATGCAGCTGCGTTGTTAGGTTGGTTTTTAGAGAATAGAGAAACTAGAATCAAGCTACTATTTGTACCATATTATTTTTTTATTATGAATTTATCTGTTGTATTAGGTTTTTTTAGATATCTAAAAAATTCGCAATCAGTAAATTGGGAAAGATCAAAAAGAGCAGCTTAA
- a CDS encoding acyltransferase, translating into MGLKEKIKSNERIKKLVHWSILIPKQTRPRLWIKWFVNPFYHKKGKGAIVRPRTRMDVVPWNKFEMGEDSTIEDFSAINNGVGSVIIGDRTKIGLSNTIIGPVRIGNDIRLAQNITLSGLNHNYEDVNLPIHVQGVSTSPIVIEDDSWLGANVVVVAGVTIGKHSIIAAGSIVTKNIPPYSVAVGNPARVLKQYNHQTKVWEKVK; encoded by the coding sequence ATGGGATTAAAAGAAAAAATAAAATCGAATGAGCGTATAAAAAAATTGGTGCATTGGTCAATTCTCATTCCAAAGCAAACCAGACCACGATTATGGATCAAGTGGTTTGTAAATCCTTTTTACCATAAAAAAGGAAAAGGGGCTATTGTAAGGCCAAGAACAAGGATGGATGTGGTTCCATGGAATAAATTTGAGATGGGCGAAGATTCTACCATAGAAGATTTTTCAGCTATAAATAATGGCGTTGGCTCAGTAATTATTGGTGATAGAACCAAAATAGGCTTAAGTAACACTATTATTGGTCCAGTAAGAATTGGTAACGATATTAGACTTGCACAAAATATAACTCTCTCAGGATTAAATCATAATTATGAAGATGTAAACTTACCTATTCATGTACAAGGTGTGTCAACTTCGCCTATTGTTATTGAAGATGATTCTTGGCTTGGTGCAAATGTAGTTGTGGTTGCGGGAGTTACCATTGGTAAACATTCTATAATAGCAGCAGGTAGTATTGTAACCAAAAATATACCTCCTTACTCAGTAGCCGTAGGTAATCCTGCAAGAGTTTTAAAACAATATAACCATCAAACTAAAGTTTGGGAAAAAGTAAAATAA
- a CDS encoding glycosyltransferase, with protein MIKGKDIIVLGIQAWDIEIGSNCKNIAAEFAKNNRVLYVNPPMTRSVMSSQKDKETIQKRIRIKNGEEDDLVKIDDNLWNLYPKSLVESINSIPVHFLFKLLNKRNATIYTNDIKNAISRMNFNDVILFNDSSMFLGLHLKELLKPKVYAYYMRDYLVKVPYWQKHGERIEPLVVQKADVVLTNSEFFEDFCRNYNSHSYMVGQGCDVSHFSDEDDSIKIPDEFKEIPSPVIGYVGSLTSLRLDIKLLEFIAEERKEWSIVLVGPEDDNFKKSNLHNMSNVYFLGRKDASQLPNYVKGFDIATNPQLINNLTIGNYPRKIDEYLAMGKPIIATQTKAMQMFKENVYLGETKEDYVVLIEKALAENSQNLIDKRIEFAKSHTWVNNVKTIYESIIKATKDNIQWD; from the coding sequence ATGATTAAAGGTAAAGACATCATTGTACTTGGTATACAAGCTTGGGATATTGAAATAGGTAGCAATTGTAAAAACATAGCTGCAGAATTTGCTAAAAATAATCGTGTTTTATACGTAAATCCACCAATGACTAGATCTGTTATGAGTAGTCAAAAAGATAAAGAAACGATTCAAAAAAGAATTAGAATTAAAAATGGAGAAGAAGATGATTTAGTTAAAATTGATGATAATTTATGGAATTTATATCCCAAATCTTTGGTAGAGTCTATCAATTCTATTCCTGTGCATTTTTTATTTAAGCTATTAAATAAAAGAAATGCAACAATTTATACAAACGATATAAAGAATGCAATTTCTAGAATGAATTTTAATGATGTAATACTTTTTAATGATAGCTCAATGTTTTTAGGTTTACACTTAAAGGAGTTGTTAAAACCTAAAGTGTATGCTTATTATATGAGAGATTATTTGGTAAAAGTGCCTTATTGGCAAAAACATGGAGAGCGCATAGAACCATTGGTAGTTCAAAAAGCAGATGTGGTGTTAACAAACTCAGAATTTTTTGAAGATTTCTGTAGAAATTACAATTCACACAGTTATATGGTTGGCCAAGGATGCGATGTTTCGCATTTTAGTGATGAGGATGACAGCATAAAAATACCAGATGAATTTAAAGAAATTCCATCGCCTGTTATAGGTTATGTAGGTTCTTTAACAAGTTTACGGCTAGATATAAAATTACTAGAATTTATAGCTGAAGAAAGAAAAGAATGGAGTATTGTTTTAGTTGGTCCAGAAGATGATAATTTTAAAAAATCTAATCTACACAATATGTCTAATGTGTATTTTTTAGGACGAAAAGATGCCTCTCAGTTACCCAATTATGTTAAAGGATTTGATATTGCCACAAATCCGCAGTTAATAAATAACCTAACTATAGGTAATTACCCAAGAAAAATTGATGAGTATTTAGCTATGGGAAAACCTATTATTGCTACACAAACTAAAGCAATGCAAATGTTTAAAGAAAACGTGTATTTAGGTGAAACTAAAGAAGATTATGTAGTTTTAATAGAAAAGGCTTTGGCAGAAAATTCACAAAATCTGATAGATAAAAGAATAGAATTTGCAAAAAGCCATACTTGGGTAAACAACGTAAAAACCATTTATGAATCAATTATTAAGGCAACCAAAGACAATATTCAATGGGATTAA
- a CDS encoding glycosyltransferase family 4 protein has translation MKIGIEAQRIFRKKKHGMDMVALELIKNLQLIDHKNEYYIFVKPDEDSSVLKETTNFKIIELNGGPYPTWEQIALPKAAKKYGCDVLHCTSNTAPFFTNIPLITILHDIIYMESSYLKILTSSASTYQKFGNIYRKLVVPKVVKKSHKVITVSHFEKNRIGDFFGIKGNQKLDAIYNGVSEHFKPITDQKELKRVKEKYQLPDQFFFFLGNTDPKKNTKGTLQAFSDFLKDSGTAHKLVMLDYDQTELKKLLNEINNPSLINNILLTGYVVNTDLPAIYAQCDVFLYPSLRESFGIPMLEAMSCNVPVITSSTSSMPEVAGDAAHIIDPFKPEEITQGIIKIVNDKNYSASLCEKGLTRSKQFSWHNMAREYLKLYALIDVNNSKK, from the coding sequence ATGAAAATAGGTATTGAAGCTCAAAGAATTTTCCGTAAGAAAAAACATGGTATGGATATGGTTGCGCTAGAATTGATTAAAAATCTTCAGCTTATAGACCATAAAAATGAGTATTATATTTTTGTAAAACCAGATGAAGATAGCTCGGTTCTAAAAGAAACAACCAATTTTAAAATTATAGAATTAAATGGAGGTCCTTACCCAACTTGGGAGCAGATAGCCTTACCAAAGGCTGCAAAAAAATATGGTTGTGATGTACTACATTGTACAAGTAATACAGCGCCTTTTTTTACAAATATTCCCTTAATAACCATTTTGCATGATATCATTTATATGGAAAGTAGTTATTTAAAAATACTAACTAGTAGTGCTAGTACTTATCAAAAATTTGGAAATATTTATAGAAAGCTAGTTGTGCCAAAAGTTGTAAAAAAGAGTCATAAAGTAATTACAGTTTCTCATTTTGAGAAAAATAGAATTGGAGATTTTTTTGGAATAAAAGGCAACCAAAAACTAGATGCAATTTACAATGGTGTTAGCGAGCATTTTAAACCGATAACCGATCAGAAAGAGTTGAAAAGAGTTAAAGAAAAATACCAATTGCCAGATCAATTTTTCTTTTTCTTAGGGAATACAGATCCTAAAAAAAATACTAAAGGAACTCTACAAGCATTTTCTGATTTTTTAAAAGATTCAGGTACAGCTCATAAATTAGTTATGCTAGATTATGATCAAACAGAATTGAAAAAACTTTTAAATGAAATTAATAACCCATCACTTATTAATAATATTTTATTAACAGGTTATGTTGTAAATACCGATTTACCAGCTATTTATGCGCAATGCGATGTATTTTTATATCCATCACTGAGAGAAAGTTTTGGTATACCAATGTTAGAAGCTATGTCTTGTAATGTGCCTGTAATAACTTCAAGTACTTCGTCTATGCCAGAGGTTGCAGGAGATGCAGCTCATATTATAGATCCATTTAAACCAGAAGAAATTACACAAGGAATCATTAAGATAGTAAATGATAAAAATTATAGCGCCTCTCTTTGTGAAAAAGGGTTAACTCGTAGTAAACAGTTTTCTTGGCATAATATGGCTAGAGAATATTTAAAACTCTATGCGTTAATTGATGTTAATAATTCTAAAAAATAA
- a CDS encoding acyltransferase family protein has product MKNKKLEKLEAIRGFSAIYVVLFHMLPQKIDVFGINIGFLFRFGSEAVIMFFILSGFVIKYTWEKNPDKSFKTYFLKRFIRIYIPLLFIFLSAYLFKCYSEGTLVDPEFKTLLGNLLMLQDVISLKPNVISATYLGNGVLWSLSYEWWFYMLFFLLSDRVKPPKLNVYVNAITLIATISYLFYPFILNRVIMYFAIWWIGVRFADTYLKGEIYTFKSIKKYAYFLLLILCLLGLNLYINFKYTKIYDYPLVAFPFVELRHFMFAFIAMFAGVVWNKLNWFGFDKIFGIFKYLAPFSYVIYISHHYLVVEASYLNFIDNKIVEYSLYLLLMLLFSYIVEVVVYPKIKKRIMSYYTINS; this is encoded by the coding sequence ATGAAAAATAAAAAGCTAGAAAAATTAGAGGCCATACGTGGATTTTCCGCAATTTATGTGGTGCTTTTTCATATGCTACCTCAAAAAATAGATGTTTTCGGAATTAACATCGGATTTTTATTCCGTTTTGGTTCTGAAGCAGTAATTATGTTTTTTATTTTAAGTGGATTTGTAATAAAATATACTTGGGAAAAAAATCCTGACAAATCATTTAAAACTTATTTTTTAAAAAGGTTTATACGTATTTATATTCCGCTTTTATTCATTTTTTTATCTGCTTACCTTTTTAAGTGTTACTCAGAAGGCACATTAGTAGACCCTGAATTTAAAACTCTTTTAGGGAATTTGTTGATGCTTCAAGATGTAATTTCTTTAAAACCAAATGTAATTTCGGCTACATATTTAGGAAATGGAGTGCTTTGGTCACTTTCTTACGAATGGTGGTTTTATATGCTTTTCTTTCTGTTATCAGATCGAGTAAAACCACCTAAACTAAATGTGTATGTAAATGCGATAACGCTAATAGCAACAATTTCATATTTATTTTATCCTTTTATTTTGAATAGAGTAATTATGTACTTTGCAATTTGGTGGATTGGAGTGAGATTTGCTGATACCTACTTAAAAGGTGAAATTTACACATTTAAATCAATAAAAAAATACGCCTATTTCTTGCTCCTTATATTATGTCTTTTGGGGCTGAATCTGTACATCAATTTTAAGTATACAAAAATTTATGATTACCCTCTAGTAGCATTTCCTTTTGTAGAATTAAGGCATTTTATGTTTGCCTTTATTGCAATGTTTGCTGGAGTTGTATGGAACAAATTAAATTGGTTTGGTTTTGATAAAATATTTGGAATTTTTAAGTATTTAGCACCTTTTTCTTATGTGATTTATATTTCTCATCATTACTTAGTTGTAGAGGCATCATACTTAAATTTTATCGATAATAAGATTGTTGAATATTCATTATATCTTCTTTTAATGCTACTCTTTTCGTATATTGTAGAAGTGGTTGTTTACCCTAAAATTAAAAAAAGAATAATGAGTTATTATACAATTAACTCTTAA
- a CDS encoding glycosyltransferase, with protein sequence MAVLVPGYKEDGVIVEVANLALQQDYPSDLYDVVIIADSFQKETLATLKTLPIKLIEVSFEKSTKSKALNKAMAQLEADYDIAVVLDADNVMASDFLKKINAVFEQDFIAVQGHRTAKNVNNSWAILDAISEEINNNIFRKGHRVLGLSSAIIGSGMAFRYQYFKSLMATVTAIGGFDKEIELKMLKEGRKIVYLDDAVVYDEKIQKSEVFGNQRRRWLSAQFHYFRKDILSAIKHLILKGNVDYFDKAIQFVQPPRILLLGAVKLFTIGFLIANYVLKNDIIYSKYWIILASACILSFIFSVPKSFYNLKTLNALASLPKGMFMMLLSLLKIKGANKTFIHTQHTSSSEEINQKK encoded by the coding sequence ATGGCAGTTTTAGTGCCTGGTTATAAAGAAGATGGTGTAATTGTAGAAGTAGCCAATCTGGCATTACAGCAAGATTATCCTTCAGATTTATATGATGTTGTAATTATTGCAGATTCTTTTCAAAAAGAAACGTTAGCTACCTTAAAAACTTTGCCTATAAAGTTGATTGAAGTTAGTTTTGAAAAAAGCACAAAGTCAAAAGCATTAAATAAAGCGATGGCTCAACTTGAGGCAGATTACGATATTGCTGTAGTTTTAGATGCAGACAATGTTATGGCTTCTGATTTTTTAAAAAAAATTAATGCAGTTTTTGAACAAGATTTTATAGCAGTTCAAGGCCATAGAACTGCTAAAAATGTGAATAATTCTTGGGCTATTTTAGATGCCATTAGCGAAGAAATTAACAATAATATTTTTAGAAAAGGACATAGAGTATTGGGACTTTCGTCGGCAATTATTGGTTCTGGTATGGCATTTCGTTATCAGTATTTTAAATCATTAATGGCTACAGTTACTGCTATTGGTGGTTTTGATAAAGAAATTGAATTAAAAATGCTAAAAGAAGGGCGTAAAATCGTGTATTTAGATGATGCAGTTGTCTATGATGAAAAAATACAAAAATCTGAAGTATTTGGCAATCAGAGGCGTAGGTGGTTGTCTGCACAGTTCCATTATTTTAGAAAAGATATTTTATCAGCCATAAAACATTTAATTTTAAAAGGAAATGTAGATTATTTTGATAAAGCTATTCAGTTTGTGCAACCTCCAAGAATCTTGTTGCTTGGTGCTGTAAAATTATTTACTATTGGTTTTCTTATAGCAAACTATGTTTTGAAAAATGATATTATTTACTCGAAGTATTGGATTATTTTGGCATCAGCTTGTATATTATCATTTATTTTTTCTGTACCTAAATCTTTTTATAATTTAAAAACTTTAAATGCTTTAGCAAGTTTACCAAAAGGAATGTTTATGATGTTGTTGTCATTATTAAAAATAAAAGGAGCTAATAAAACATTTATTCATACACAACACACTTCAAGCTCAGAAGAAATAAATCAAAAAAAATAA
- a CDS encoding phosphoribosyltransferase, with protein sequence MNYRNIKDLNNIILKRLSIIPRDFDLIVGVPRSGMLPANLLSLYLNRPYTDIDSFLNGHIYKAGARSQFFEEGAYKKVLVIDDSIASGSAMIECKEKLKHLEDKFDLKYCAIFIIPGKEKMVDYFFEVVPLPRYFQWNVLNHTTLEKACFDIDGVLCEDPSPEQNDDGEKYIDFILNAPPLFIPGAKIGTIVTSRLEKYRKETETWLAAQNIKYNDLIMLDLPDMAARQKANNHGGHKAKAYMSKPYVLFIESELNQALEINRISKKPVLCTANFEMIFESESFMYNLKSGKHLPFLREFGLKVRNKLRKLKK encoded by the coding sequence ATGAATTATAGAAACATAAAAGATTTAAACAATATCATACTTAAAAGACTAAGTATAATTCCACGTGATTTCGATTTAATTGTTGGTGTACCAAGAAGTGGTATGTTGCCAGCAAATCTTTTGTCACTATATTTAAATAGACCTTATACAGATATTGATTCCTTTTTAAATGGTCATATATACAAAGCAGGAGCAAGAAGTCAGTTTTTTGAAGAAGGAGCATATAAAAAGGTATTAGTTATAGATGATAGTATTGCTTCTGGTTCTGCAATGATAGAATGTAAAGAGAAATTAAAACATCTTGAAGACAAATTCGATTTAAAATATTGTGCAATATTTATTATTCCTGGAAAAGAAAAAATGGTAGATTATTTCTTTGAAGTTGTTCCTTTACCAAGATATTTTCAATGGAATGTTTTAAACCATACTACTTTAGAAAAAGCGTGTTTTGATATTGATGGTGTTTTATGCGAAGATCCATCACCAGAACAAAATGATGATGGAGAAAAATACATCGATTTTATTTTAAATGCACCACCATTATTTATTCCTGGGGCTAAAATCGGTACTATAGTTACTTCGCGTTTAGAAAAATATAGAAAAGAAACTGAAACTTGGCTGGCAGCTCAAAATATTAAATATAATGATTTAATTATGTTAGATTTACCTGATATGGCTGCAAGGCAAAAAGCAAACAATCACGGAGGCCATAAGGCGAAAGCTTATATGTCTAAACCTTATGTACTGTTTATTGAGAGCGAGTTAAACCAAGCATTAGAAATTAATAGAATTTCAAAAAAACCAGTATTATGTACTGCTAATTTTGAAATGATATTTGAATCGGAATCCTTTATGTATAACCTTAAAAGTGGAAAACACTTACCATTTTTAAGAGAATTTGGTTTAAAAGTTCGTAATAAATTAAGAAAATTAAAAAAATAA
- a CDS encoding O-antigen ligase family protein: protein MNTNNQHINPFEKIPGSAALANPKIIVLFFAGILFVALVLAKLKMVGVGIFLALVFGAVYLNLLFKNPILGFYTAIGLNFVILGIGRYIKGLPLGFAIDGIMIITYLALIFSRFRERVDWAPANKTITKLAGIWLLYCILQIANPEARMIEPWIAGRGVGFYFFFFLILTFMLINTHKKLDTFLYVWGCFSILATFKGFVQMAFGVDYAEQAWLDNGGAETHLLFGKLRVFSFFSDAGQFGGNQGYAGVVFMIYSMSKKGIQKVFFITVSILGFYGMMISGTRGSIAVPFAGLMTFFVLRKNIKVLSAGVIFVALIFIFFKYTMIGNGVYQIRRMRTGFDPNNPSLLVRKANQAKLKVYLASRPLGGGIGHAGDKAQRFLPHAYLSNVATDSWYVMIWAEMGIIGLVFHLGVLFFTIGMASYKVMFKIRDPITKIKMSALISGMAGVMLASYGNAILGGMPTALLFYGSMAIMSTPETFENKLVTE from the coding sequence TTGAATACAAATAACCAACATATAAATCCTTTTGAAAAAATACCAGGTTCAGCTGCATTAGCAAATCCTAAGATTATTGTCTTATTTTTTGCTGGTATTTTATTTGTTGCATTAGTTCTTGCAAAACTAAAAATGGTAGGTGTAGGTATTTTTTTAGCACTTGTGTTTGGCGCTGTGTATTTAAATTTATTATTTAAAAATCCAATTTTAGGCTTTTATACAGCTATCGGACTTAACTTTGTAATACTTGGTATAGGCAGATATATTAAAGGATTACCATTGGGTTTTGCTATTGATGGAATTATGATTATTACATATTTAGCCCTTATTTTTTCTAGATTTAGAGAACGGGTAGATTGGGCTCCAGCAAACAAAACCATTACAAAATTAGCGGGTATTTGGTTACTGTATTGTATATTACAAATTGCAAACCCTGAAGCAAGAATGATTGAGCCTTGGATTGCTGGTAGGGGTGTAGGTTTCTATTTTTTCTTCTTTTTAATTTTAACTTTTATGTTAATTAATACACATAAAAAGTTAGATACCTTTTTATATGTATGGGGTTGTTTTTCTATTCTTGCAACATTTAAGGGGTTTGTTCAAATGGCTTTTGGTGTAGATTATGCTGAACAGGCTTGGTTAGATAATGGTGGTGCTGAAACTCACTTACTTTTTGGCAAGCTTAGGGTGTTTTCTTTTTTTAGTGATGCAGGTCAATTTGGTGGTAATCAGGGTTATGCTGGAGTTGTATTTATGATTTATTCAATGTCAAAAAAAGGAATTCAAAAAGTATTCTTTATCACAGTTAGCATTTTAGGTTTTTACGGAATGATGATTTCTGGAACAAGGGGTTCTATTGCAGTACCTTTTGCAGGACTGATGACCTTTTTTGTATTGAGAAAAAATATAAAAGTTTTGAGTGCTGGAGTTATTTTTGTAGCCCTTATTTTTATTTTTTTTAAGTATACCATGATTGGTAATGGAGTTTATCAAATAAGAAGAATGAGAACAGGGTTTGATCCTAATAATCCTTCTTTATTGGTTAGAAAAGCAAATCAGGCAAAATTAAAAGTATATTTAGCATCTAGACCTTTAGGTGGAGGAATTGGGCATGCAGGAGATAAAGCACAACGATTTTTACCTCACGCATACTTATCGAATGTAGCTACTGATAGTTGGTATGTTATGATTTGGGCAGAGATGGGCATAATTGGTTTAGTGTTTCACCTAGGTGTGCTTTTTTTTACAATCGGTATGGCTTCTTATAAAGTAATGTTTAAAATTAGAGATCCAATAACAAAAATAAAAATGAGTGCACTCATTTCTGGAATGGCAGGTGTTATGTTGGCTTCTTATGGTAATGCCATATTAGGTGGTATGCCAACAGCATTATTGTTTTATGGCTCCATGGCAATAATGTCTACACCAGAAACTTTTGAAAATAAATTAGTTACAGAATAA